In a genomic window of Thermoprotei archaeon:
- a CDS encoding nitric oxide response protein — MRTGLILMVLGVLLLLLGGIPAVLRFIFIQTLKMDVQMYTNILNTPLFYGHWFLMVYGFFMLLIGNEILIALSREWSGKIASNEYILFFGIMVVLATLLYDFLRLDIIPFILEVMGLLILLKYSAIYLTPSKIGLRPILYNYLIVSTLIITIFVIIFQMFYRMPQLAIIFPTAMIFAVMSRDIGLVLGGSVVNQKEMSISYIFLVVGILLHPFYFYLTSFFLISAWIISVHATKIYTSRGIRYSKIHLATAWIWLLTSAILSWSYDAYIHTITIGFLFNTIFGVDVVLIDLLLGILDRRLVIKRSYIPYLLVNVGTIMRVVYDLNIMSPLLLLATPLQGIGILSFYLLMFSQIFLQRR, encoded by the coding sequence GTGAGAACTGGGCTTATTCTAATGGTTTTAGGAGTTTTACTTTTACTACTTGGAGGTATTCCTGCAGTATTACGTTTCATATTTATACAAACTCTTAAAATGGACGTACAAATGTACACAAACATCTTAAATACACCATTATTCTATGGTCATTGGTTTCTAATGGTTTATGGATTCTTTATGTTATTAATAGGTAACGAGATACTCATAGCATTAAGTAGAGAATGGTCAGGAAAAATTGCCAGTAATGAATATATATTATTCTTTGGCATAATGGTAGTATTAGCAACACTACTTTACGATTTTTTAAGATTAGATATCATACCGTTTATTCTTGAGGTCATGGGACTTCTTATCCTTCTTAAATACTCAGCGATATACCTTACACCATCCAAAATTGGTCTTCGACCTATATTGTATAATTATTTGATAGTATCAACATTAATAATAACGATTTTTGTAATAATTTTCCAAATGTTTTATCGTATGCCACAGTTAGCAATAATATTTCCCACTGCAATGATTTTTGCTGTGATGTCGAGAGATATAGGATTAGTACTAGGAGGAAGTGTTGTTAATCAAAAAGAAATGAGCATTTCTTATATTTTTCTGGTAGTAGGAATTCTGCTTCATCCTTTCTATTTCTATCTAACCTCATTCTTCTTAATCTCAGCTTGGATCATTTCAGTTCATGCTACTAAGATTTACACATCACGAGGAATACGATATTCAAAAATTCATTTAGCCACCGCATGGATCTGGCTTTTAACTTCAGCAATTCTATCATGGAGCTATGATGCGTACATTCACACAATCACAATAGGATTTCTGTTCAACACAATATTCGGAGTTGACGTTGTTCTCATAGACCTACTTCTAGGAATATTAGATAGACGTCTTGTCATTAAACGTTCATATATACCATACTTATTAGTTAATGTGGGCACTATTATGAGAGTAGTATATGATTTAAACATAATGTCTCCACTACTATTGCTCGCGACTCCATTACAGGGCATTGGAATTTTATCATTTTACCTTCTAATGTTCTCACAAATATTTTTACAAAGGAGATGA
- a CDS encoding helix-turn-helix domain-containing protein, whose amino-acid sequence MVKERALKVRGPVEIKLNIERRDCHITQAVGSQINSIEKIIPGKENTNHLIKIELTRSIRYKLMESPAKIINLGNNYVWVKTPSCSSCKFFSQSDVLILDAIPINEYAITYRIVVPSFTVLKSMLKSLNDLNLKPKVLNKKEVTISDETNRLTPRQLQALILAYKRGYFDVDRQITLTEISKLMNISPSSAQEILRRALKKVVEKYLSKLNKST is encoded by the coding sequence ATGGTAAAAGAGAGAGCTCTAAAAGTAAGAGGACCTGTAGAAATTAAACTTAATATAGAAAGGCGAGACTGCCATATTACACAAGCTGTGGGAAGTCAAATAAATTCTATTGAAAAAATAATACCCGGAAAAGAAAACACAAACCATCTGATCAAGATTGAACTTACACGCTCTATACGATATAAACTAATGGAAAGTCCTGCAAAAATAATTAACCTAGGTAATAACTACGTGTGGGTAAAAACTCCAAGTTGTTCATCATGTAAATTTTTTAGTCAAAGTGATGTGCTAATTTTAGACGCAATACCAATCAACGAGTATGCGATAACATATAGAATTGTAGTACCATCATTTACAGTCTTAAAAAGTATGTTAAAATCCTTAAACGATCTAAATTTAAAACCGAAGGTTTTAAATAAAAAAGAGGTTACAATCAGTGACGAGACCAATAGATTAACTCCTAGACAACTTCAAGCACTAATTTTAGCTTATAAAAGAGGCTATTTCGATGTGGACAGGCAGATCACCCTAACTGAGATTTCAAAACTCATGAATATATCACCATCATCAGCGCAAGAAATACTACGTAGAGCACTAAAAAAAGTAGTTGAAAAATACTTATCCAAACTAAATAAGAGCACCTAG
- a CDS encoding DUF2249 domain-containing protein has translation MIAYYYDSIMVERDFVMIDVLGIAPYKRHEIIFNKFNELSSGSTIILFNDHEPKPLYYELVTK, from the coding sequence ATGATAGCATACTATTATGATAGCATAATGGTTGAGAGAGATTTTGTGATGATTGATGTTCTCGGAATAGCGCCTTATAAGAGACATGAAATCATTTTCAACAAATTCAATGAATTATCGAGCGGTTCCACTATTATTTTGTTTAATGATCATGAGCCAAAGCCTCTTTATTATGAACTGGTTACGAAGTGA
- a CDS encoding thiolase family protein yields the protein MSNDVVIVSAVRTPVGKFGQSLAKLSAMELGVIVVREAINRAGIDPKMVDEIIMGNVVGAGLGQNPARVIGVLGGLPENTEGYTVNKVCASSLKAVALAAQAIKAGDAEVIVAGGIESMSNAPFLVPANVRWGWKVMYKSGPTLIDTLTHDGLEDYYGNPMGLVADQIAKKRGITREEADTFAYESHKKAGEATLKGYFKEEMVPIDITKDGEKIMLDRDEGIRYDTSVEKLSKLKPFFSSDGITTAGNASQISDGASAVIVTSMEKAKSMGLKPLAKILGYASAAIDLVNFIEAPVPAIQKLLKKLNMTANDVDLVEVNEAFAIVPLIVSKDLNIPLEKINIHGGAIALGHPIGASGARILTTLIYALKQKGLKRGLAGICHGGGGAFSMMIERL from the coding sequence ATGAGCAATGATGTTGTTATTGTGAGTGCTGTTAGAACTCCTGTCGGAAAATTCGGTCAATCATTAGCTAAACTTTCTGCAATGGAACTTGGCGTAATAGTTGTCAGAGAAGCAATTAACAGAGCTGGCATTGATCCGAAAATGGTTGATGAAATTATTATGGGAAATGTTGTGGGAGCTGGCCTTGGTCAAAATCCAGCTAGAGTTATAGGTGTCCTTGGAGGCCTACCTGAAAATACTGAAGGCTATACAGTAAATAAGGTATGCGCATCATCACTCAAAGCTGTTGCTTTAGCTGCTCAAGCAATAAAAGCCGGTGATGCAGAAGTTATTGTAGCCGGAGGAATAGAAAGCATGAGTAATGCACCATTTCTAGTTCCAGCAAATGTTAGATGGGGATGGAAAGTTATGTATAAAAGCGGTCCCACACTGATAGATACGTTAACTCACGATGGACTTGAGGATTATTACGGCAATCCCATGGGTTTAGTTGCTGATCAAATAGCTAAAAAACGGGGCATAACACGAGAAGAAGCTGATACTTTCGCATACGAAAGTCACAAAAAAGCTGGTGAAGCAACACTTAAAGGCTATTTCAAAGAAGAAATGGTGCCCATCGATATAACCAAGGATGGAGAAAAAATTATGCTGGACAGAGATGAAGGTATTAGATATGATACTTCTGTAGAAAAGCTATCAAAACTAAAACCGTTTTTCTCATCAGACGGGATAACCACTGCAGGTAATGCATCACAAATTTCCGATGGTGCATCAGCAGTCATCGTAACTAGCATGGAAAAAGCTAAATCAATGGGATTAAAACCATTAGCTAAGATATTAGGTTATGCTTCTGCTGCTATAGATCTTGTGAATTTCATAGAAGCTCCCGTACCAGCGATTCAAAAACTGCTTAAAAAACTCAACATGACAGCGAATGACGTAGATCTAGTTGAAGTTAACGAAGCGTTCGCAATTGTACCACTAATAGTCTCTAAAGACCTAAACATCCCACTAGAAAAAATTAACATTCATGGCGGTGCAATAGCACTAGGACATCCAATAGGAGCTAGTGGTGCACGAATATTAACAACACTTATCTACGCACTCAAACAAAAAGGTCTTAAACGCGGATTAGCAGGCATATGCCACGGAGGAGGAGGGGCATTCTCTATGATGATAGAAAGACTCTAA
- a CDS encoding DUF2258 domain-containing protein: protein MSVSKEGEQVSVELRTGVIPTAIYANKLRRAAFVLLGKQVPKDVIMRDVTELNQELYRKLVEEMKLGKGDLIRITLTATYDKDSNKVSFSNIRIDRYVSQHEITTSFESRIKELENQVEKLRNENQKLRETLNKIKEILSM, encoded by the coding sequence ATGTCCGTTTCTAAAGAAGGTGAACAAGTTAGTGTTGAGTTAAGGACAGGAGTTATTCCAACTGCTATATATGCTAATAAATTGAGACGAGCTGCATTCGTTCTATTAGGTAAACAAGTTCCTAAAGATGTTATAATGAGAGATGTTACTGAACTTAACCAAGAATTATACCGTAAATTAGTAGAAGAGATGAAGCTTGGTAAAGGTGACCTTATCAGAATTACACTCACAGCAACGTATGATAAGGATTCTAACAAAGTATCCTTTAGCAACATTCGAATTGATCGTTATGTGTCTCAACATGAAATAACTACCAGTTTCGAATCACGTATTAAGGAGCTTGAAAACCAGGTTGAAAAGCTCAGAAATGAAAACCAAAAATTGAGAGAAACATTGAACAAAATAAAAGAAATATTAAGCATGTAA
- a CDS encoding DUF4430 domain-containing protein yields MNILRISIVVLFIWAIISTAFAINYYFLYLQDESLISSIRTKVPTVSVNLLIKFDNGTKKWYNNTTVSLGSSLFNVTKKVASVNYTQYSFGVYVVGINGVFENKQQNKYWFWWYYSGNSWYMGPVAADRYIVSNNEILAWVYSPVNATTWQPLVKP; encoded by the coding sequence ATGAACATCTTAAGGATTTCGATAGTAGTTTTGTTTATATGGGCAATAATTTCAACAGCGTTTGCTATCAATTATTACTTTCTTTATCTGCAAGATGAATCTCTTATAAGTAGTATTAGGACTAAAGTGCCAACTGTAAGTGTTAATCTTTTAATAAAATTCGATAATGGTACTAAAAAATGGTACAATAATACAACAGTTTCATTGGGTTCTTCACTGTTCAATGTGACTAAAAAGGTTGCTAGTGTGAATTATACTCAGTATTCGTTCGGAGTATACGTGGTTGGAATAAACGGTGTGTTTGAAAATAAACAACAGAATAAATATTGGTTCTGGTGGTATTACTCAGGGAATTCTTGGTACATGGGTCCTGTCGCTGCAGATAGATATATTGTATCAAATAATGAAATATTAGCATGGGTGTATAGTCCAGTTAATGCAACAACATGGCAACCTCTAGTGAAACCGTAG
- a CDS encoding TlpA disulfide reductase family protein, with product MVKPKGKNRKEKNQNFIGFIALLSVVIFLIIVMYIMQVMNTQNTPVMVSNNILSIPLVGTDGRIYTLSNFTGKITLIEFMATWCPHCKNMIPVLKQVYFEFKNKINIVSIGPDASDNLDTLRTYKSEYNITWTILWDNGGVLAKKVNLQAYPTFMILSKNGEVLWSKVGEISADDLKAVISSHL from the coding sequence ATGGTGAAGCCGAAAGGAAAAAATAGGAAAGAGAAAAATCAGAATTTCATTGGCTTTATTGCACTTTTATCCGTGGTTATCTTTCTTATAATCGTTATGTATATTATGCAAGTAATGAACACACAAAACACTCCAGTCATGGTTTCTAATAATATTTTGAGCATTCCTCTTGTTGGTACCGATGGCCGAATTTATACTCTCAGTAATTTTACTGGAAAAATTACGCTTATAGAATTTATGGCTACATGGTGTCCTCACTGTAAAAACATGATTCCTGTCCTTAAGCAAGTGTATTTTGAATTTAAGAATAAAATAAACATTGTCTCCATTGGACCGGATGCATCTGATAACCTAGATACATTAAGAACATATAAGAGTGAATATAACATAACATGGACAATACTTTGGGATAATGGTGGAGTACTTGCGAAAAAAGTGAATCTTCAAGCATATCCAACATTTATGATACTTAGTAAAAATGGTGAAGTATTATGGAGTAAGGTTGGTGAAATAAGTGCAGACGATCTAAAAGCAGTAATCTCATCGCATCTCTGA
- a CDS encoding SMC family ATPase codes for MGIEHIRIKNFTVFKGSHEVLLGNRMIFCRGVNGAGKTTLFVDVPAFALYGPDAISHRGKRDELISQGMRESYVELAFTYKSPQGQSSKYIIRRSIIKDGSSTAELAEIVNNKEVRRADTVKEVNSKIIELLGMDQKTFHSTVVIRQGEVEILSEASSSERRNLFLNIFNINFDPLRERIKEEKDRLEKENEKLSSNLLLIKRELEKETTLRNTLSQLEIEKKLEEKELEEVEAIYERLSQNEKDLRSKVGVQEELRRQADDKKRKVESLKNDINSSEEKKREIEKKLEETVNIDEKIEIITKELEILREHYETYQEFERKRELLESSLKQAIKEHDNIKKEVNKINEIKDQLDKIEKDEKVFTDIEKRYNELNNENMTIIKNLSEYKSKLNDILNHKNILMKTGNEKTVVHCPVCGSELSIQKRNELIKKYEEEINGLNYHIEYLEEQQKEKNQEIKRLEDIKKELTRRIGSKNLLMERLNDLIEKKKNLEDLEREITQKQRELEEIKKKISEINQSLQKEIKSLTITNPQIIKQYIKSNEMELEKLREKLNERSTLENELKILKERINEKKREIENLNKECQDIENNTKNYEVLKKELDSLTLKLDELRKERDEKSRKIGEIDGQIKGINDALNELAQKRKEYEKMEMKLKEIEHELEIHRALDNVFMERNFPAKLISYYVKRVEYYAQEYVNLFLGNRFTLKLSIDSGGIHASVQEGMIQRKLEALSMGERTAIGFALRLGIMSAVAEQHGLRRPDFLIIDEGLSALDEERRNAFLDILGKLKENFSTVVVISHIGELADAPIFDMIVTIERNDSQSTIKIENNRIQEL; via the coding sequence ATGGGAATCGAGCATATAAGGATTAAAAATTTTACAGTATTTAAGGGTAGTCATGAAGTCCTCTTAGGTAATAGAATGATTTTTTGTAGAGGAGTGAATGGTGCTGGGAAAACAACACTTTTTGTAGATGTACCTGCATTCGCATTGTACGGGCCTGATGCTATCAGCCACAGAGGAAAACGAGATGAATTAATATCCCAAGGTATGAGAGAATCTTATGTAGAATTAGCATTTACCTATAAATCACCCCAGGGTCAATCTTCAAAATATATAATTAGACGTAGTATCATTAAAGATGGGAGTTCTACGGCCGAATTGGCTGAGATCGTCAATAACAAAGAAGTTCGTAGGGCAGATACTGTTAAAGAAGTTAATAGTAAAATCATTGAATTACTCGGGATGGATCAAAAGACATTTCATTCTACAGTAGTCATTAGACAAGGTGAAGTCGAAATACTTAGCGAAGCGTCTTCAAGTGAGCGTCGTAATCTTTTTCTAAATATATTTAACATAAATTTTGATCCATTGCGTGAGAGAATTAAAGAAGAGAAAGATAGATTGGAAAAAGAAAATGAGAAACTCTCCTCTAATTTATTATTAATCAAAAGAGAACTCGAAAAAGAAACAACTCTACGAAACACATTATCGCAATTAGAAATAGAGAAAAAACTAGAAGAAAAAGAGCTAGAGGAGGTTGAAGCAATATATGAGAGACTAAGTCAGAATGAGAAAGATTTAAGATCTAAAGTAGGAGTACAGGAAGAACTTCGAAGACAAGCTGATGATAAGAAACGAAAGGTAGAAAGCTTAAAGAACGATATAAACAGTAGTGAAGAAAAGAAACGAGAAATAGAGAAAAAATTAGAAGAAACTGTGAATATTGATGAAAAAATTGAGATTATTACTAAAGAATTAGAAATTTTGCGTGAACACTATGAGACATATCAAGAATTCGAAAGAAAGAGAGAACTCTTGGAATCTTCATTAAAACAAGCTATTAAGGAACACGATAACATAAAGAAGGAAGTAAACAAAATTAATGAGATCAAGGATCAATTAGACAAAATAGAAAAGGATGAGAAGGTGTTTACTGATATAGAAAAACGTTATAACGAACTTAACAATGAAAATATGACTATAATTAAGAATCTCAGTGAATACAAGTCAAAGTTAAACGATATACTAAATCACAAAAACATACTTATGAAGACCGGCAACGAAAAGACTGTGGTTCATTGCCCTGTATGTGGATCAGAATTAAGTATCCAAAAAAGAAATGAACTGATTAAAAAATATGAAGAAGAAATTAACGGGCTAAACTATCATATAGAATACCTTGAAGAACAGCAAAAAGAAAAAAATCAAGAAATAAAGCGTTTAGAAGACATAAAAAAAGAATTAACACGTAGGATTGGTTCAAAAAATCTCTTAATGGAAAGACTGAATGACCTCATTGAAAAGAAAAAGAACCTAGAAGACCTTGAGAGAGAAATAACACAAAAACAGAGGGAGCTCGAAGAAATTAAGAAGAAAATTTCTGAAATTAACCAATCATTGCAAAAAGAAATTAAATCTCTTACCATCACAAATCCACAAATTATTAAGCAGTATATTAAAAGTAATGAGATGGAATTAGAGAAGTTAAGAGAAAAATTAAATGAACGTTCAACATTAGAAAACGAGTTAAAAATTTTAAAGGAAAGAATAAACGAGAAAAAGAGAGAAATTGAAAATCTCAATAAAGAGTGTCAAGATATTGAGAACAATACTAAAAATTATGAAGTATTAAAGAAAGAATTAGACTCACTAACATTAAAACTAGATGAACTAAGAAAAGAGCGAGACGAGAAAAGCAGAAAAATTGGAGAAATCGATGGTCAAATAAAAGGGATCAACGACGCACTTAATGAATTAGCACAAAAGCGTAAAGAATATGAAAAGATGGAAATGAAATTAAAAGAAATAGAGCATGAATTAGAAATCCACAGAGCATTAGATAACGTATTTATGGAACGTAATTTTCCTGCAAAATTAATATCTTACTATGTTAAAAGAGTTGAATATTATGCCCAAGAATATGTTAACCTGTTCTTAGGTAATCGTTTCACGCTAAAACTAAGTATCGATTCTGGTGGTATACATGCCAGCGTCCAAGAAGGCATGATTCAAAGAAAACTTGAGGCTCTATCAATGGGAGAAAGAACAGCTATAGGTTTTGCACTACGTTTAGGAATCATGAGTGCAGTAGCAGAACAACACGGATTACGTCGACCAGATTTTCTAATCATAGATGAGGGTCTAAGTGCATTAGATGAAGAAAGACGCAACGCATTTTTAGATATACTAGGGAAGCTTAAAGAAAATTTCAGCACTGTTGTTGTCATATCACATATCGGTGAGTTGGCTGATGCTCCAATCTTTGACATGATAGTAACAATCGAACGTAACGACTCACAATCTACAATAAAAATTGAAAACAATAGAATTCAAGAGCTTTAG
- a CDS encoding exonuclease SbcCD subunit D yields the protein MNTRIIHTADLHLGVQPSDFRADRLQDFIRSLNKIKEYAIKNNSDVVIIAGDVFHHPRPTNKVMYEFSVFIRDLISNGIHVVTIRGNHDASQIPEQRTFLDALDTILGSEAPVKKFFHYLPRISSITVKGKSGKNIKIIGIPYVRPRVTGKPSTDVEMLKNSVEDRLKNELDAQSDSDYTVIAAHLSLEGFTYGSERRLAFLENEVRFPVNMLVKNGLVSYVAMGHVHKHQDRKIGDVSVVYSGSIERVDFSEYNEKKYFIDIKEENGGLQWKPIELDIRPMHVIYIDARGHSLDYISDELRRKKDLRDSLVKLILKVGNKEKEKMKPEAILRYLDSFNVYDARLEYEMLSENANVAETPKAGNLEEMFKEYVKNVVDSSIRDVVIERGLKLLREFEYI from the coding sequence GTGAACACAAGAATAATTCATACTGCGGATTTACATCTAGGTGTCCAGCCGAGTGATTTCAGGGCTGATAGATTACAAGATTTCATCAGAAGCTTAAATAAAATAAAGGAGTATGCAATAAAAAATAATTCAGATGTTGTTATTATAGCTGGTGATGTATTTCATCATCCACGTCCTACAAATAAGGTTATGTATGAATTTTCAGTGTTCATTAGGGATTTAATTTCTAATGGAATTCATGTTGTAACAATTAGAGGAAATCATGATGCCTCTCAGATACCGGAACAGAGAACGTTTCTTGATGCATTAGATACGATTCTTGGGAGTGAAGCTCCAGTTAAAAAATTTTTCCATTATCTTCCAAGAATTTCGTCGATAACTGTCAAGGGAAAGAGCGGGAAAAATATTAAAATCATTGGTATACCATATGTAAGGCCAAGAGTAACAGGTAAACCCAGTACTGATGTTGAAATGCTAAAAAATTCTGTGGAGGATCGTTTAAAGAACGAGTTAGACGCTCAATCAGATTCTGATTATACTGTTATAGCAGCACACTTATCGTTAGAAGGTTTTACTTATGGTTCTGAGAGAAGATTAGCGTTTCTTGAAAATGAGGTAAGGTTTCCTGTGAACATGTTAGTAAAAAATGGTTTAGTGTCGTATGTTGCCATGGGCCATGTTCATAAACACCAAGATCGCAAAATTGGTGATGTGAGCGTTGTATATTCTGGTTCGATAGAACGTGTTGATTTTAGTGAATATAATGAGAAAAAATACTTTATTGATATTAAAGAAGAGAACGGTGGTTTACAATGGAAACCTATAGAACTAGACATACGCCCCATGCACGTCATTTATATTGATGCCAGGGGTCATTCATTAGATTATATTAGTGATGAGCTAAGGAGGAAAAAGGATTTGCGTGATTCACTCGTAAAATTAATTTTAAAAGTTGGAAACAAAGAAAAGGAGAAAATGAAACCTGAAGCAATATTAAGGTATTTAGATTCATTCAACGTCTATGATGCAAGGTTAGAATATGAGATGTTAAGTGAGAATGCAAACGTTGCTGAGACGCCTAAGGCAGGTAATCTGGAAGAGATGTTTAAGGAGTACGTAAAAAATGTTGTTGATTCAAGTATTAGGGATGTAGTTATTGAAAGAGGTCTTAAGCTGTTAAGAGAGTTCGAATATATATAG
- the hxlB gene encoding 6-phospho-3-hexuloisomerase → MVEWTKAAVNEIIEFVKKSQELIDWSQVNDMITLLLRTKMRDRSVLVIGMGRSGFVGKAFALRLMHLGFRVYVFGETITPAIGKDDVIIAISGSGETNVVIRAAEVAKSIGATVIAITSRPESPLAKISNKIVTVPGRTRLASEQDYYVRQLIGEHEPLAPLGTLFEITAMILLDGMIAELMKRLGLTEEELKARHATIE, encoded by the coding sequence ATGGTCGAATGGACAAAAGCTGCAGTGAACGAAATTATTGAATTTGTTAAGAAATCTCAAGAGTTAATCGATTGGTCTCAAGTTAATGATATGATAACTCTTCTACTAAGGACGAAGATGAGGGATCGTTCTGTTCTTGTAATAGGTATGGGACGTTCGGGGTTTGTGGGTAAAGCCTTTGCCTTAAGGCTTATGCACTTAGGGTTCAGAGTATACGTATTTGGAGAAACTATAACACCAGCAATTGGAAAAGATGATGTAATTATTGCAATCTCAGGATCTGGAGAAACAAACGTTGTAATAAGAGCCGCAGAAGTTGCCAAGAGTATAGGTGCAACAGTAATTGCAATAACATCAAGACCTGAGTCGCCTCTAGCAAAAATATCTAATAAAATAGTAACCGTACCAGGTAGGACGAGATTAGCCAGCGAACAAGATTATTATGTTAGACAACTTATAGGAGAACACGAACCACTAGCTCCATTAGGAACACTTTTTGAAATAACAGCAATGATATTATTAGATGGCATGATAGCTGAACTAATGAAGAGACTTGGGTTAACAGAAGAAGAATTAAAAGCTAGACATGCAACTATCGAATAA
- the pheA gene encoding prephenate dehydratase translates to MRDKIRVGFQGEHGAYSEEALLSRFPNSEPIGYKSFREVFDAVEKNECDFAVIPIENSLEGAIGEVHDLLFEYPLMVRGEIILRIKHNLLVLPGVMFDDIKDVYSHPQALIQCSSFITRYRLNPIAVYDTAGAAKLLREKNDIHSAVIASKRAAEIYGLAILMEGIENNINNYTRFLIIGTEDIKNPTGSDKTSIIFGVHHVPGALYRALESFAKRNINLTRIESRPSKRKPWEYLFYVDFEGHRFDKEVSSALQELQQVTSIIKILGSYPASNSFI, encoded by the coding sequence ATGCGTGATAAAATTAGGGTAGGATTTCAAGGTGAACACGGAGCATACAGTGAAGAGGCATTACTTAGTAGATTTCCTAATTCTGAACCGATTGGTTATAAGAGTTTTAGAGAGGTGTTTGATGCTGTAGAAAAGAATGAGTGTGATTTCGCTGTGATTCCTATTGAGAATTCTTTAGAGGGTGCGATAGGTGAAGTCCATGACTTACTTTTTGAGTATCCACTTATGGTTAGAGGAGAGATTATTTTAAGAATAAAGCACAATCTTTTAGTATTACCAGGTGTTATGTTTGATGATATAAAAGATGTTTATTCACATCCACAGGCACTAATACAGTGTAGTTCATTTATTACACGTTATAGGCTTAATCCGATTGCAGTTTATGATACTGCTGGGGCAGCAAAATTGTTAAGGGAAAAGAATGATATACACTCTGCAGTAATAGCATCTAAAAGGGCTGCTGAAATATATGGTCTTGCTATTCTTATGGAAGGTATTGAAAATAATATAAACAATTATACGAGATTTTTGATCATTGGAACTGAGGACATTAAAAATCCCACTGGTTCTGATAAAACATCGATAATATTTGGAGTGCATCATGTTCCAGGAGCATTATACAGAGCACTAGAGTCCTTTGCTAAAAGAAATATAAACTTAACAAGAATAGAATCACGACCATCAAAAAGAAAACCATGGGAATACTTATTTTATGTGGATTTTGAGGGACACAGATTTGATAAAGAAGTTTCATCAGCACTCCAAGAATTACAGCAAGTTACTAGCATTATAAAGATTCTAGGATCTTATCCTGCATCTAACAGCTTCATATAG